GTGCTGGGCATCTGGCGCGACTGGGCGGTCCGCCCGCCCGTCGGTGGCCCCGTGGAGTCCGGCCACCACATCGCCGAGGAGGCCCCCGCCGAACTCGCCGCCGCCCTGACCGGGTTCTGGAGCTGACGCGCGCCGGAACCGATCCGCCCTGGGACTAGTTCACCGTCAGCTCCGCGACTCCCGGGTGCTTCTTCGCCCCCTCCTCGCCGCGCACGGTCACCCGCACATACCGCGCGGGCCGCGGGTCGTCCGCGTCCACCCGGTGCCAGTTCCGCCCGTCGAGGGAGACCTCGACGCTGTGCGCGGCCGGCTTGACGTCGCTCCAGGTTGGCGTGACCTTCTTGACGCGCACCGGCTCGGTGAGGTCCGTGGTGAGCCGCCCGTTCGCACCGTCCGGGACCCAGGCGGTCGCCGAGTTGCCGTCGAAGGCGGCACCCGCGTACATGCCGGGCTGCTCGGAGGAGGCCTTGGCCGTGGTGCAGCGCGCCGCGTTGGTGGTGGGGGTCAGGTCGGGGCGGCGGGTCTCCAGGACGACCGGGGCGCCCTTGCCGAGGGTCCGCTTGCCCTGCGGCGTGTCGAGCGTCATCGGCGCTCCGTGGGCGAGACGCACGGTCGTGCGGCGGGCGCCGATCTCGATGTCGTAGGTGCGCCCCTGCCAGGCAAGGCCGCGCAGGGTGACGCCGCGGTCGAGCTGCGGGGGCAGCATCGGGTCGAGGTGGAGGCTGTTCTCCCGCATCCGCATGCCGGTCAGGCCGTTGGTGAAGGTCTGCAGGAAGCCGCCCTTGCCGGTGAGGAAGTCGTGCGCGGGCGAGCCCGACAGGGGGTCCTCGGCGCCCGCCTTGTCGCCGCGGGCCTCCGAGAACTGCGCGAAGGGGCCGCGGACGAACGGCTTGATGGAACGCTCCAGATAGGTGTACGTGGCGCAGCCCGGCTCACCGATCCCGGCGGCGTCGATGGCGTGCACCGAGTCCGTCATGGCCGGGCCGTCCGGGTCGGTGCGCTGCGCGTAGTAGTCGAGGGTCGCGGCCGCCGCGCCCTCGGGCATCTTCCACTCCAGCGGGTACATCAGGAGGACCGTGTCGGCCTGCTTGATGGTGCTGCCCTTGTAGCCGTCGTACTGTTGGAAGACCTTGCGCTTCTCGTCGTACGGGATGCGGATGCGGTCGGCGATGGTCCGCCACTTGGCGGGCGCCCGCTCACCGGCCAGTTCGGCGGCGCGGGTCGCGTGGCGCAAGGCGGTGACGGCACCCGCGTTGGTGAAGACCGCGTCGTCGACGCCGTTGCTGTACTCGTCGGGTCCGGCCGTGTCCTTGATCGAGTAGCTGCCGTCCTTGTTGCGGCTGACCCGGCCCGCCCAGAACTCGGCGATCCCCTTCATGACGGGGTAGCCGCGCTCGCGCAGCCAGTCCGTGTCCTTGGTGGCCAGGTAGTACTGCCAGGTGGCGAGGGAGATGTCGGACTGGAGGTGGATCTGGGTGCGGCAGTGCGGCGGGTCGACGCTGTGGCACTCCTTGGCGAGGTTCCCCGAACTTCCGCTGTTCCAGGGGTAGAAGAGGCCTTCGTAGCCGAGCTTCCGGGCGTTCTCGCGGGCGCCCGCACGGGTGCGGTAGCGGTAGTCGACCACGGACCTGGCGAGCTCGGGCCGGGTGGCGAGCAG
The window above is part of the Streptomyces venezuelae genome. Proteins encoded here:
- a CDS encoding discoidin domain-containing protein codes for the protein MTYSLGARPRTARLTAVLLAGTLVASVPSAAAGTAPDGDSTPAAHCRTGNGWTLGTTTRADAKDTHHAFVGNGYLGQRVPPNGAGYTDSEAKTGWPLFTPRYDGSFVSGLYAHNKQTAEDRQAVAALPNWTALTVDTGGAHGDTFNSSTPSGRISDYRQSLLLHCGVVRTSLTWTAADGRRTDLVYEVLADRTDPHVGAVRMRMTPHWSGKATVTDMLDGRGARRIQQTGGGDRTGGHRDGSGTAPSMDVAFRTDGTKVDGAVASTLRADQGVRGGKAQQARKARDLTARQSIDMPVRRGQSYGFTKYVGIDTGLTSRTPRRDATATSRRAADRGWRTMLRSHTAAWAELWRGDIEVRGRREMQSWVRSAQYGLLANTRKGASNSIAPAGLTSDNYAGLVFWDAETWMYPGLLATRPELARSVVDYRYRTRAGARENARKLGYEGLFYPWNSGSSGNLAKECHSVDPPHCRTQIHLQSDISLATWQYYLATKDTDWLRERGYPVMKGIAEFWAGRVSRNKDGSYSIKDTAGPDEYSNGVDDAVFTNAGAVTALRHATRAAELAGERAPAKWRTIADRIRIPYDEKRKVFQQYDGYKGSTIKQADTVLLMYPLEWKMPEGAAAATLDYYAQRTDPDGPAMTDSVHAIDAAGIGEPGCATYTYLERSIKPFVRGPFAQFSEARGDKAGAEDPLSGSPAHDFLTGKGGFLQTFTNGLTGMRMRENSLHLDPMLPPQLDRGVTLRGLAWQGRTYDIEIGARRTTVRLAHGAPMTLDTPQGKRTLGKGAPVVLETRRPDLTPTTNAARCTTAKASSEQPGMYAGAAFDGNSATAWVPDGANGRLTTDLTEPVRVKKVTPTWSDVKPAAHSVEVSLDGRNWHRVDADDPRPARYVRVTVRGEEGAKKHPGVAELTVN